One window of the Janthinobacterium sp. PAMC25594 genome contains the following:
- a CDS encoding serine hydrolase codes for MHTRFPSALLILALGAALAPDALAATAAPANGRQASRAERDIAAFVQDEMRERRIPGLQIAVIRHGKVVLSRNFGLASLQYQVPVTDASLFSINSATKAFTGVAVMQLVQQGKIDLAAPIGQYLAGLPSAWQAVTVTQLLNHTSGLPDVLDQRSGKLVGPQPDDADAAWTAVRALPVEAAPGQRFRYNQTNYVLLAQLIERQGGQPFTNFIQRRQFDVAGMPHSGFGDAKDVVVGKASSYVLERGGNAYRNVIEDFPVFMRAGACINSNAGELANWLIALRSGRCGRGACWRPPAWSGCGSRPA; via the coding sequence TTGCATACACGTTTCCCGTCGGCCCTGCTCATCCTGGCGCTCGGCGCCGCCCTTGCGCCGGACGCCCTGGCCGCCACTGCCGCGCCCGCCAACGGGCGGCAGGCCAGCCGCGCGGAGCGGGATATTGCCGCCTTCGTGCAGGACGAAATGCGCGAACGCCGGATACCGGGCCTGCAAATCGCGGTCATCCGGCATGGCAAGGTGGTGCTGTCGCGCAATTTCGGCCTGGCCAGCCTGCAATACCAGGTGCCGGTGACGGACGCGAGCCTGTTTTCCATCAATTCGGCAACGAAAGCGTTTACGGGCGTGGCCGTGATGCAACTGGTGCAGCAGGGCAAGATCGACCTGGCGGCGCCCATCGGCCAGTACCTGGCGGGCCTGCCTTCAGCCTGGCAAGCCGTGACGGTGACGCAATTGCTCAACCATACATCGGGCTTGCCCGATGTGCTGGACCAGCGCAGCGGCAAGCTGGTGGGGCCGCAGCCCGATGACGCCGACGCGGCGTGGACAGCCGTGCGGGCGTTGCCCGTGGAAGCCGCGCCAGGCCAGCGCTTCCGCTACAACCAGACCAACTACGTGTTGCTGGCGCAATTGATCGAACGGCAGGGCGGCCAGCCTTTTACCAATTTCATCCAGCGCCGGCAGTTCGACGTGGCCGGCATGCCGCATAGCGGCTTCGGCGACGCGAAGGACGTGGTCGTGGGCAAGGCCAGTTCCTACGTGCTGGAGCGGGGCGGCAATGCTTACCGCAACGTGATCGAGGATTTCCCCGTGTTCATGCGCGCGGGGGCCTGCATCAACAGCAATGCGGGCGAACTGGCGAACTGGCTCATCGCGCTGCGGTCGGGGCGCTGCGGTCGGGGCGCTTGCTGGCGCCCGCCAGCGTGGAGCGGCTGTGGCAGCCGACCAGCCTGA
- a CDS encoding serine hydrolase, which yields MLAPASVERLWQPTSLNDGKPAPWTLGWPSIGRGDHRAVAGIGGARSAFYVYPDDGLAIIILSNLAGGQPEQLIDTVAGFYLPALRQQRGGAYAAHLLRNKAASTGFEGLEQKLAAIRRQHGL from the coding sequence TTGCTGGCGCCCGCCAGCGTGGAGCGGCTGTGGCAGCCGACCAGCCTGAATGACGGCAAGCCGGCGCCGTGGACGCTGGGCTGGCCCAGCATCGGCCGCGGTGATCACCGTGCCGTGGCCGGCATCGGCGGCGCCCGCTCGGCCTTTTATGTGTATCCGGACGATGGCCTGGCCATCATTATCCTCAGCAACCTGGCCGGTGGCCAGCCGGAACAGCTGATCGATACCGTCGCCGGCTTTTACCTTCCCGCCCTGCGCCAGCAGCGCGGCGGGGCGTATGCCGCGCATTTATTGCGCAACAAAGCGGCCAGCACAGGCTTTGAAGGGCTGGAGCAGAAACTGGCGGCCATCCGGCGCCAGCACGGGCTGTAG
- a CDS encoding S41 family peptidase, with translation MRCLKYLPACLVLLCWTPLALAQPSPLLTPEQLRTDLRFVQESIAATHPQPDFSTDPAAVRQAYKYIAEQMQAPMSPDQAWRLLAMLNPLYADGHLALTPAGPLVQSQAFLDAGGSFFPYEVSLDASGALRIRAQLGGAPSPLQGMHITSINGVPAEQIVADLLSRCHGDTAAFRASLLSLRWPFLYWKVLGAPDNYALQFDKGQQLTVPGSSALPAYLASNGSFAQQFRFELLPRKAALLTINTFAWPDKAQFTAFTADAFRQVQEAGVRTLLIDVRENGGGNDDMWIDGVLRYIADKPYRWASTYRKKVIKGRESASEKLGDVIDGEITSWQQPQLDNPLHFSGATYLLVGGRTYSSSVLLSNVMQDFGFGKVVGAAGQARTRQSGGTQRFVLPNSGLELGVPRLLFQRPSGTGGPVLLQPDIVLPDSPYNERELIEAVLAMPAPPA, from the coding sequence ATGCGATGCCTGAAATACCTGCCAGCCTGCCTGGTCCTGTTGTGCTGGACGCCCCTGGCGCTGGCCCAGCCCTCGCCCTTGTTGACGCCGGAACAACTGCGCACCGACTTGCGCTTCGTCCAGGAGTCGATCGCCGCCACGCACCCGCAGCCGGATTTTTCCACCGATCCCGCCGCCGTGCGGCAAGCCTACAAATACATTGCAGAGCAAATGCAGGCGCCGATGTCGCCGGACCAGGCCTGGCGCCTGCTTGCCATGCTCAATCCCCTCTACGCCGACGGCCACCTGGCCCTCACGCCGGCCGGGCCGCTGGTGCAAAGCCAGGCTTTCCTCGACGCGGGCGGCAGTTTCTTTCCCTATGAAGTGAGCCTGGATGCCAGCGGCGCCCTGCGCATCCGCGCGCAGCTGGGCGGTGCGCCGTCGCCGCTGCAAGGCATGCACATCACCAGCATCAATGGCGTGCCGGCTGAGCAGATCGTCGCCGACTTGCTGAGCCGCTGCCACGGTGACACGGCCGCGTTCCGCGCCAGCCTGCTGTCGCTGCGCTGGCCTTTCCTGTACTGGAAAGTACTGGGCGCGCCGGACAACTATGCCTTACAGTTTGACAAAGGCCAGCAATTGACCGTACCAGGATCCAGCGCCCTGCCCGCCTACCTGGCCAGCAATGGTAGTTTCGCACAGCAATTCCGTTTCGAATTGCTGCCCCGCAAGGCTGCATTGCTGACCATCAATACCTTCGCCTGGCCAGACAAGGCGCAATTCACGGCGTTCACGGCCGACGCTTTCCGCCAGGTGCAAGAGGCGGGCGTGCGCACGCTGCTGATCGACGTGCGGGAGAATGGCGGCGGCAACGACGACATGTGGATCGATGGCGTGCTGCGCTATATCGCCGACAAACCTTACCGCTGGGCCTCGACCTACCGCAAGAAAGTCATCAAGGGACGCGAGAGCGCGAGTGAAAAGCTGGGCGACGTCATCGATGGCGAGATCACTTCCTGGCAGCAGCCCCAACTGGACAATCCGCTGCACTTCTCGGGCGCCACCTATTTGCTGGTGGGCGGCCGCACGTATTCTTCCTCTGTACTTCTGAGCAATGTCATGCAGGACTTTGGCTTTGGCAAGGTGGTGGGAGCGGCGGGCCAGGCACGCACGCGCCAGAGTGGCGGCACGCAGCGTTTCGTGCTGCCCAACAGCGGCCTGGAACTGGGCGTGCCGCGCCTGCTCTTCCAGCGGCCGTCGGGCACGGGCGGCCCCGTCCTCCTGCAGCCGGATATCGTGCTGCCGGACAGCCCCTACAATGAACGCGAACTGATCGAAGCCGTGCTGGCCATGCCGGCCCCGCCGGCCTAA
- a CDS encoding type 1 glutamine amidotransferase family protein, protein MTRAITILTENFADWETALLNSTARLYYGFYTQFATPGGLPVTSSGGMLVTPQLALEEIELDELDLLMVCGGSHWQSGKAPDLGPLLRAARDKNIVLAGICDGTRVLAQAGVLDTVRHTSNSADNLLQTGYAGAALYQDVPWAVADQRVVTAPGTAPVSFTREVLRSLGIHDDNLTAYLALHGAEHRQPPVT, encoded by the coding sequence ATGACACGTGCCATCACCATACTGACCGAGAACTTTGCCGATTGGGAAACCGCCCTGCTCAATTCCACGGCGCGCCTGTATTACGGCTTTTACACGCAGTTCGCCACGCCGGGCGGCCTGCCCGTCACCTCGTCCGGTGGCATGCTGGTCACGCCGCAACTGGCGCTGGAAGAGATTGAGCTTGATGAACTCGATTTGCTGATGGTGTGTGGCGGCAGCCACTGGCAAAGCGGCAAGGCGCCGGACCTCGGCCCCTTGCTGCGCGCCGCCCGCGACAAGAATATTGTGCTGGCCGGCATTTGCGACGGCACGCGCGTGCTGGCGCAGGCGGGCGTGCTCGACACCGTGCGCCATACGTCCAACAGTGCGGACAACCTGTTGCAAACGGGCTATGCGGGCGCCGCCCTGTACCAGGACGTGCCGTGGGCCGTGGCCGACCAGCGCGTCGTCACGGCACCGGGCACGGCGCCCGTCAGTTTTACGCGGGAAGTGCTGCGCAGCCTGGGCATTCACGACGACAACCTGACGGCCTACCTGGCGCTTCACGGGGCCGAACACCGCCAGCCTCCCGTCACCTGA
- a CDS encoding phosphoethanolamine transferase — protein MLILFCRVLLSIAGLLLFFLFDQLSANECLKLCVLLAAFLLGVGGVLHAWRGSSSASALTVLLRIVVPVFYLDAAIKGFLRGYFGMRPNPNAVLQAMFATDQAETAEFFLHNSAALAQSAGWFVLVTTAVLLADRYLQRWQAARASSVPGLAQKCFAVSMAVFLVLLHVNNTMRRENPALFWPLRYQQYSAQLAAMQSMQQALTTAMAAPRDWHVRYAGEDARTVILVIGESTNRASMSLYGYPRATTPRLDAMRAKLLVFNDVISPASSTVESMMTMLTPADIGNPDAWMSKPNLLMLAEAAGYKTFWVSNQTRNDGWIGLLAGQADESDFINYGTGRGENNFDGNLFQPFAHALADTAPKKLIVVHLLGAHPSYDMRYPSRFAHFDQARDAVSAQMVSQGRSRWIRNQRDEYDNAIRYGDYVLGTLIGMADKAKAGRAASLLFVSDHGQEVGYNRNHAGHSASDKSGYEIPMLIWNNQQAPQSGAARAALESRPYQTDKLDATVLGLLKIETRYYAAHDDILSGAFQPVQRFMNGLQYQRGTPALVR, from the coding sequence ATGCTGATTCTGTTTTGCCGTGTCCTGCTCAGCATTGCTGGCCTGCTGCTGTTCTTCCTCTTCGATCAGTTAAGTGCGAACGAATGCCTGAAATTGTGCGTCTTGCTGGCGGCCTTCCTGCTGGGCGTGGGCGGCGTGCTGCACGCGTGGCGTGGCAGTTCCAGCGCCAGCGCGCTCACCGTGCTGCTGCGTATCGTGGTGCCCGTGTTTTACCTCGACGCTGCCATCAAGGGTTTTTTGCGTGGCTATTTTGGCATGCGACCGAATCCGAATGCCGTTTTACAGGCGATGTTTGCGACAGATCAAGCGGAAACGGCCGAGTTTTTCCTGCACAACAGCGCCGCGCTGGCGCAATCGGCGGGCTGGTTCGTGCTCGTGACGACGGCCGTGCTGCTGGCCGACCGTTATCTGCAGCGCTGGCAGGCGGCGCGCGCCAGCAGCGTGCCGGGCCTGGCGCAAAAATGCTTTGCCGTCAGCATGGCCGTCTTTCTTGTGCTGCTGCACGTCAATAACACCATGCGGCGCGAAAATCCGGCCCTGTTCTGGCCGCTGCGCTACCAGCAGTACAGCGCGCAGCTGGCAGCGATGCAATCGATGCAGCAGGCGCTGACGACGGCCATGGCCGCGCCGCGCGACTGGCATGTGCGCTATGCGGGCGAGGATGCGCGCACCGTCATCCTGGTGATCGGCGAGAGCACCAACCGCGCTTCGATGTCGCTGTACGGCTACCCGCGCGCCACCACGCCCCGGCTCGATGCCATGCGTGCGAAACTGCTGGTGTTCAACGACGTGATTTCGCCCGCGTCCAGCACGGTGGAATCGATGATGACGATGCTCACGCCGGCCGATATCGGCAACCCCGATGCGTGGATGTCCAAGCCGAATTTGCTGATGCTGGCCGAGGCGGCCGGCTACAAGACGTTCTGGGTCTCGAACCAGACGCGCAACGATGGCTGGATCGGTCTGCTGGCGGGCCAGGCCGATGAAAGCGACTTCATCAACTACGGTACTGGCCGTGGCGAAAACAATTTTGATGGCAACCTGTTCCAGCCGTTCGCCCACGCGCTGGCCGATACGGCGCCGAAAAAGCTCATCGTCGTGCATTTGCTGGGCGCCCATCCCAGCTATGACATGCGCTATCCCAGCCGCTTCGCGCATTTCGACCAGGCGCGGGACGCCGTCAGCGCGCAGATGGTCAGCCAGGGCAGGTCCCGCTGGATACGCAACCAGCGCGATGAGTACGATAATGCCATCCGCTACGGCGATTACGTGCTGGGCACCCTGATCGGCATGGCCGACAAAGCCAAGGCCGGGCGCGCCGCCTCGCTGCTGTTCGTTTCCGACCATGGCCAGGAAGTGGGCTACAACCGCAATCACGCGGGCCATTCCGCCTCCGACAAGAGCGGCTATGAAATTCCCATGTTGATCTGGAACAACCAGCAAGCGCCGCAATCGGGGGCCGCGCGCGCCGCGCTGGAAAGCCGGCCGTATCAGACGGACAAGCTCGATGCGACCGTGCTGGGCTTGTTGAAGATCGAGACGCGCTATTACGCGGCGCATGACGATATCCTCAGCGGCGCCTTTCAGCCCGTGCAGCGTTTCATGAATGGCTTGCAATACCAGCGCGGCACGCCGGCGCTGGTGCGCTGA
- a CDS encoding ferredoxin--NADP reductase, producing MSSMNEERVLSVHHWTDTLFSFTTTRDPSLRFSNGHFTMIGLRVDGKPLLRAYSIASANYEEHLEFFSIKVPGGPLTSRLQHLQVGDTVIVGRKPTGTLVSDYLLPGKRLYMLSTGTGLAPFLSIVRDPDIYERFDQLILVHGVRQVDELAYRELLEEHLPKHEFLGEMVSDKLRYYPTVTREDFRNMGRITALIENGKLAEDLGLPALNPAEDRVMICGSSDMLRDLKEMLEARGFKEGNTSTPGDFVVERAFAEK from the coding sequence ATGAGTTCGATGAATGAAGAGCGCGTTTTAAGCGTGCACCACTGGACGGATACCCTGTTCTCCTTTACCACCACGCGCGACCCGTCGCTGCGTTTCTCGAATGGCCATTTCACCATGATCGGCCTGCGCGTCGATGGCAAGCCCTTGCTGCGCGCCTACAGTATCGCCAGCGCCAATTACGAAGAGCACCTGGAATTTTTCAGCATCAAGGTACCGGGCGGTCCATTGACGTCGCGTTTGCAACATTTGCAAGTGGGCGACACCGTCATCGTCGGCCGCAAGCCGACGGGCACCCTGGTGTCCGACTACCTGCTGCCAGGCAAGCGCCTGTACATGCTGTCGACGGGCACGGGCCTGGCGCCATTCCTCAGCATCGTGCGCGATCCGGACATCTACGAGCGCTTCGACCAGCTGATCCTCGTGCACGGCGTGCGCCAGGTCGATGAACTGGCCTACCGCGAGCTGCTGGAAGAGCACCTGCCGAAGCATGAATTCCTGGGCGAAATGGTCAGCGACAAGCTGCGCTATTACCCGACCGTCACGCGCGAAGATTTCCGCAACATGGGCCGCATCACGGCGCTGATCGAGAACGGCAAACTGGCCGAAGACCTGGGCTTGCCGGCGCTGAACCCGGCCGAAGACCGCGTCATGATCTGCGGCAGCTCGGACATGCTGCGCGACCTGAAAGAAATGCTGGAAGCGCGTGGTTTCAAGGAAGGCAATACCTCGACGCCTGGCGACTTCGTTGTCGAGCGCGCGTTCGCCGAGAAGTAA